In Paenibacillus durus, the DNA window GTCCCTGTAATCGCAGACGGCGTGGCTATCATCAAAGTAGGGAGTTCGGTGGAGGATGTCGCAACAGCGGCCGAGCAATTTATGGGCAAGCCGATTGAATCGCTGAAGGCGGAGGCGCAGGAGGTGCTCGAAGGCCACTTGCGCGCCATTCTGGGAACGATGACGGTGGAGGAAGTATATAGAAACCGCGACCGGTTCGCCCAGGAGGTGCAGGGCGTTGCGGCGCGCGATCTGAAGAAGATGGGGCTCCAGATCGTCTCGTTCACGATCAAGGATGTGCGGGACAAGCACGGCTATCTGGAAGCGCTCGGCAAGCCGCGGATCGCCGCCGTCAAGCGGGATGCGGAGATCGCCGAGGCGGAAGCGCTGCGCGATGCGAGAATTCAGAAGGCCAGCGCCGAGGAGCAGGGACAGAAGGCGGAGCTCTTGCGCGATACGAATATCGCGGAGGCTTCCCGCGACAATCAGCTGAAGATCGCCGCTTTCAAGCGGGACCAGGATACGGCCAAGGCGGACGCCGATCAGGCCTATCATATTCAGGAAGCACGTGCCAAGCAGACGGCGGTTGAGGAGCAGATGAAGGTCGAGCTCGTCCGCAAGATGCGGGAAATCGATCTGCAGGAGAAGGAAATCCAGATCCGCGAGAAGCAGTACGATGCGGAAGTGAAGAAGAAAGCCGAAGCGGACCGCTATGCGGTGGAGCAGGCGGCGGAAGCCGAGAAGGCGCGGAAGATGCGGGAAGCCGATGCGCAGCAGTACAGCATCGAGACGCAGGCCAAAGCGACCGCGGAACAGAAGCGGCTCGAAGGCCAGGCCATCGCGGACGCCGAGCGTGCTAAAGGTACGGCGGACGCCGAGGTTATCCGTCTGCGCGGTCTTGCCGAAGCGGAAGCGAAGGAGAAGCTGGCGGAGGCGTTCCAGAAATTCGGCGAGGCGGCTGTGCTGGACATTATCGTCAAGATGCTGCCGGAGCTGGCGGGCCGCATTGCGGAGCCGTTGTCGTCCATCGATAAACTGACGGTAGTCGATACGGGGAATGGCGAGGGCGCAGCCCGTGTCAGCAATTATGTGACCGGACTGATGGCGACAGCGCCGGAAATGCTGAAGAGCGTCTCAGGCATTGATGTGGAAGGGTTGATCAAAGGGCTGACGAAGACCGGCACGCAACCCTCCGGAGGAGCGCCGGCGGCTGTTCCGGCGCAGGCCGCGCCTGCCGTAGTGAAACCGCAAGAGTAGCCGGCAGCAATTTCATATCAGAGCTGTTCTGCAAGGTCCGCATTGGATCTTGCCGGAACAGCTCTTTTTCAGAATATACGAATGTACATTAACTTAGATCAGCAGTCGCCCCGAAGATTGCTGAATGTATTTTTAAGGCGTAACGGCGCTGATTCCTTGAACTCCTTAATGAAATGATTCTGATCGAAGTATCCGAGTTCCAGAATGCGTCCGAACATCTTCTCTTTGCTCGGGATCTTCCAGAGCTTTCAGCACCACATGTTGAAACCGGATAATGCGTCTGAACAGCTTTGGAGAGACTCCGACATACCAGTCGAAGTTTTGTGCATGTACCTTGTGGAGTATCCAATTTCCGTGGATAGCTCACAGATTTGCACCGTTCCCTGGATGGCAAGAATTTTATCCGTTAGATATTGAACCAGATTCGGGACTTCCAGCTGTTCGCGGTAATACTGGCGGCAGAAGTTCTCAAAAGCGTGGATACGATCCTTGAAAATGTGCTGGGAAGCGATCATTTCAAGCAGCTCGGCTACATGAGGCAGTACGTTGAAGGCGGATTTTTCCTGTAGCTGGATTTCCTGGGTGAGACGGATATGGGGCAGCTTATTTTGAGCATCTGAACAAGCTGCAGGCCGGTGTTTTTTAGACTAAAGCAATCTGGGTGCCTGCCGGCGTTTTAGGGTGTGATGATGAATGGACACATCTTGCTTCATAATTTGATCTCTTTATCAATAGATTCCTTGATGTTGGGGGACGGCGCAAGTATAATTTAACCGTGCCGTTTCCATTTTGGCTGCTGTCAGAAATAAGGATATGGATAATAAAGAGGTGTACACGTGAGCAGCATAACTGTGGCCAAGGTGCTGAATAACAATGTTATCATCGCCGACCATCCCCAATATGCCGAAGTCGTCGTGATTGGCAAGGGAATCGGGTTTAATCGTAAAAGCCGCGATCAGATCAATTTATCTGCCGTGGAAAAGATGTTCATTCTCCGAGACCAACAAGAGCAGGAACAATATAAAGAGCTTGTACCACAGGTCGATGAGAAGCTGATTGAAATCATTCAGGAAATTGTACTGTACATTATGCAGCGGAGCCGGCAGCCGGTCAACGAGCATATCCATATTGCGCTTACAGATCATATCTCTTTCGCCATGCGGCGGTACGAGCAGGACGTAGCCCTTCATAATCCTTTTTTGTATGAGACCAAAGAGATTTATCCCGAGGAATATGCCATGGCCGAGTACGCTATCGCTAAAATCAACAAGGCTATGGGCGTAACGATGCCTGTCGACGAGATCGGGTTTGTCGCTCTGCACATTCATAGTGCGCTCAGCAACAGCAGTATATCGGAGCTCAAGCAGCATTCCCAGCTGATCGGCGATTTGGTCAACCTTGTCGAGATCAGTCTCGAGTACCGTGTTCCCAGAGATTCTTTGGATTACTCCAGGCTTGTTACCCACCTGCGGTTTGTGCTGGAACGGCTGCGCCGAGGCGAGGCGGTCAAGGAGACCTCTTCGCTTGACAGCTTGATGAAACGCGAATATCCGGAAATGTATGCGCTCGCTTGGAAGCTGACGAAGGTGATGGAGCGGCGAATGCACCTGACTGTATATCCGGCGGAAGTCAGTTACCTGACCGTTCATTTACAGCGTCTTGCCCAGAAAAAAGAGGACGAAGCCGGATGAACAGTCTTAAGGGCAGTGTCTGTCTGGTATCCTTCACACGTTTGGCCAAATGTGGCATTTTTAAGGCATATATTGCAAGTTAAAATAATTGGTGCTAGAATAAAAACTGTCAATAAGCAAAACAGAATACTAACGTGTAACTGATTCGATCAGGCATGAGTGATTTACAGTATCTTGGTTGTATTCCCCTTAGTCGGGGTAATCTAACTTTAGGGTTAGAGAACAACAGGTGTGCTGTATATACTCATGCCTTTTTTGTTCTCTGTTTTGCTTGTAGTCCATAATTGTCCAAAGGAAGTGAAACTTTATGTTTAAAAAGCTTTTCGGCGTCTTACAAAGAGTCGGTAAAGCGCTAATGCTTCCGGTTGCCATTCTTCCGGCTGCAGGTTTGCTGCTGGGTATCGGCAACATGCTGGTCAACCCGGACTTCCTGCAATACGTTCCGGCTTTGGAGAACGATACGGTTCAGGCCATCGCCAACGTATTGATGAACTCGGGCCAAATCGTGTTCAGCAACCTGTCACTGCTGTTCGCTGTAGGTGTAGCCATCGGGCTTGCCGGAGGCGAGGGCGTTGCAGGCCTTGCGGCCATCATCGGTTTTCTCGTCATGAACGTGACGATGGGAACGGTGCTCGGAATCAACAGCTACGTACTGAGTAAGGGGGATTTCGCCTACTCCAGCGTGCTCGGGATTCCAACGCTGCAAACCGGGGTGTTCGGGGGTATTCTCGTCGGTATACTCGCATCATCCATGTACAAGCGCTATTTCAAAATCGAGCTTCCTTCCTATCTTGGCTTCTTCGCCGGCAAACGCTTTGTGCCGATTATGACAGCCGTTACTTCCCTGATTTTGGGCTTGGCTCTGACTGTGATCTGGCCTCCAATCCAGCACGGACTGAACTACTTATCCGAGAATATGATTAATACGAACCTGACGCTGTCGGCGTTCATCTTCGGCCTGATCGAACGCTCGCTGATTCCGTTCGGCCTGCATCATATTTTCTATTCACCGTTCTGGTACGAGTTCGGAAGCTATGTCGATAAGGCTGGCGATCTGGTTCGGGGCGACCAACGCATCTTCATGCAGCAGCTCCGTGACGGCGTACCCTTTACAGCCGGTACTTTTACAACCGGTAAGTATCCGTTCATGATGTTCGGACTGCCTGCCGCCGCTCTGGCCATCTATCATGAGTCCAGACCGGAGAACAAGAAGGTTGTCGGCTCCCTGATGGTATCCGCGGCTCTGACCTCGTTCCTTACGGGTATTACCGAGCCTCTGGAATTCTCGTTCCTGTTCGTAGCTCCGCTGCTGTTCGCCGTTCATGTCGTTTTCGCGGGTCTGTCCTTCATGACCATGCAAATTCTCGGCGTAAAGATCGGTATGACCTTCTCCGGAGGTTTCATTGACTATACGCTGTTCGGCATTATTCCGAACCGCACCTCTTGGTGGCTCGTTATTCCGGTCGGTCTTGCCATGGCCGTCATCTACTACTTCGGATTCCGTTTCGTTATCCGTAAGTTCAATCTGAAGACGCCTGGGCGCGAAGATGTAGTAGATGATGACGCCGATGGTAAGGATTCAAATGCGGCGGCGGTATCCACCGCAGGGGACGACCTTCCGCGTAATATTCTTGCCGCTCTTGGAGGTCAGCAGAACATCGTTCATCTGGACGCCTGCATTACCCGTCTGCGGGTAGAGGTCAAAGAGAAGACGAATGTCGACAAGAACCGGCTGAAGAAGCTGGGAGCTTCCGGCGTACTGGAAGTGGGTAATAATATACAGGCCATTTTCGGTACCCGATCCGATACAATCAAATCGCAAATTGAGGATGTTATCGCCGGCAGAACTCCGGCGGCCGCTCCAGTGGATGCTGCTCCGCAGCCTGAATTAGAGCAGCAAGCGGGCGAGACGATTATTCCCGAAGATATCGTATCACCTGTAAACGGGGAATTGCTGGATATCACACAGGTTCCGGATGCGGTATTCTCGCAGAAGATGACTGGCGACGGATTCGCGTTCCTATCCTCCGACGGCAAGATTGCTTCTCCGGTCTATGGTAAAGTATTTAATGTATTCCCGAGCAAGCATGCAATCGGCATTATGTCCGACGGAGGCAAGGAAGTGCTGGTGCATATCGGCGTCAACACGGTTAAGCTGAAAGGCCAAGGCTTCACCGTATTGGTGGAAGAAGGCGATCTCGTCGCCGCCGGGCAACCGATTATGGAGGTTGATCTGGAATATGTGAAGGCCCATGCGCCTTCGGTCATTTCGCCGGTTATTTTCTCGAATCTGCCTGAAGGCTCTGCAGTCACCCTGAAGAAGCCGGGTAAGGTATCCATCGGCGACAAAGATATTGTTAGTATTAAGTAAAAGTGCAAACTGGCTACGCTTCCTTTATAATAAATGGAAGCGAAAGCTGTTAAACTAAACCTACAAATTTTAGAAAGCGAGTTGGATTATTATGCAAAAAACATTCAAAATTATCGATGAAGACGGAATTCACGCACGCCCGGCTACGGCCCTGGTAAACACGGCAACTAAATTCAAAGGCACTGAAGCATTTGCAGAAGCTAAAGGTAAAAAAGTAACCTTGAAATCTATCCTCGGCGTTCTGTCCCTGGGACTGGAACCTGGCGACACGCTGACGCTGATTACAGACGGCAGCGAAGAAACTGAAGCGCTGAGCGCGCTTCAGGACGTGATGATTAAGGAAGGGCTGGGAGAACTGAATGACTAAAATTTCAGGAATCGCGGCTTCGGCAGGGATTGCGATCGCACGAGCCTTTATCCTGGAACACCCCGACTACACCATCAAGAAGACTACGGTAACGGATGTAGAAGCGGAAGTTGTTAAGCTGGAAGAAGCGCTCGATAAATCGAAAGCGGAACTGCAGAAGATTAAAGAACGCACTTTGGCGGAGCTGGGCGAGAAGAAAGCGGAGATTTTCGAATCTCACTTGCTCATCTTGGACGATCCGGAGCTGATTAGTCCTGTTAAGGATAAAATCCGTGAGGAAGCCGTAAATGCAGACTATGCATTGAATGAAGTGGCGACTCAGTTCATCGCCATGTTTGAGAATATGAAGAGCGCATATCTTCAAGAGCGCGCTGCCGATATGCGCGACGTAACCAAGCGCGTGCTGAACCATCTGCTCGGCATTCACTATGTGAGCCCTGCTGAAATCAGCGAAGAGGTTGTCGTTATTGCGGAAGACTTGACTCCGTCCGATACGGCTCAGCTCAACCGGCAGTATGTAAAAGGCTTTACAACCAACATTGGCGGCCGTACATCCCACTCGGCAATCATGGCCCGTTCCTTGGAGATTCCGGCGGTGGTTGGCACCAAGAATGTGCTCACCCAAGTCAAATCGGGCGATCTCGTCATTGTCGACGGCTTGAGCGGTGACGTGCTCATTAACCCGAGCGAAGCCGAAGTGGCTGAGTACAGCGCCAAGAGCGAAGCCTATGCTCTGCAAATTGCAGAGTGGAGAAAGCTTCGCGACGAGCCGACGGTATCCGTGGATGGCAAGCATGTGGAACTGGCAGCCAACATCGGTACGCCTAACGACGTTACGGGCGTAATCGAGAACGGGGGCGAGGGCGTCGGCCTATACCGCACCGAGTTCCTGTACATGGGTAGAGACAAACTGCCTTCCGAGGAAATCCAGTACAATGCTTACCGGACCGTTCTAGAAAATATGAATGGCAAGCCGGTCGTCGTCCGTACGCTGGATATTGGCGGCGACAAAGAACTGCCTTACCTGGATCTGCCAAAGGAAATGAATCCATTCTTGGGCTTCCGTGCAGTTCGTCTCTGTTTGGAACGCCAGGACATTTTCCGCACACAGCTGCGTGCTCTGCTGAGAGCAAGCGTTCATGGCAACCTGCGCATCATGTTCCCGATGATCGCGACGCTTACGGAATTCCGCGCTGCCCGCGATCTGCTGCTTGAAGAGAAAGCCAAGCTGCAGGCTGAAGGCCAGGAAGTATCGGAGAGCATCCAGCTCGGCATTATGGTGGAGATTCCATCCACGGCCGTGCTTGCGGATCAGTTCGCCAAAGAAGTTGATTTCTTCAGTATCGGTACGAATGACCTTATTCAATATACAATGGCTGCCGACCGTATGAATGAACGGGTATCCTATTTGTATCAGCCGTACAATCCCGCTATTCTGCGTCTAATCAAGAACGTAATCGACGCTGCCCATGCCCAGGGTAAATGGACAGGCATGTGCGGCGAGATGGCCGGGGACGCAACAGCCATTCCGCTGCTGCTTGGTCTTGGGCTCGACGAGTTCAGTATGAGCGCAACTTCGATTTTGCCGGCTCGCAGTCAAATCTCCAAGCTGTCAGCCGAAGAAATGAAGACTCTGGCTGCAAAAGCACTGAATCTTGGCACGGCCGAAGAGGTAGTCGCTTTGGTGCGCTCCATCGGCAACTAAACCTGTTTTTTACAGGGAAAGCCCTTCGTTTTAACTTTGATCACTTTTCCAAAAATAATTGCTTAGCCGGTCCTTTAAGGATCGGCTTTTTAATGTGTTTGACGAAATCCGTGGCAAAATGGCGACGATGTTCATAAAAATGCCATTAATTAGTGTTATTTTCATATAATTGTTAGTGAAATGTATTGTAATGCGGGTTATAATCTTTAAAATTAAAAGTAATTAGATTATTATTATTTAGGAAAAGCTATCTTCAGCCGATAATAAGTAAGTGGTGCCCGTGAAACTGAAAAAAACCCAAGCCTGTGAACATATTGTTACATATTATATATTAGCAATGAGCCTTATCCTTGTTCATTGCCAATGTATAAGACATCTAAGAAGGGGCATATATGGATCTAAAAACTTCCGGCGGAGATTGTGTGCGGAAGCAATAGGATGGTGGATTTAATGAAAAGCAACTATATAAATGCGGAACCCGCATCGGAAATATACAATGGCATGGATTTAGGATTAAGCTACACGCCGGAAAGCAGCATATTCAAGGTTTGGGCGCCCACGGCATTTGCCGTATCGCTTGTCCTGTACGATTCCGGAGGAGAAGAGATTGGAAATGCGGAAGGTTCGGAGGATGCACGCTTGACTTATATGCTTCGCCGGGACGGAGGCGTCTGGCAGGTGAAAGTCGCGGGTGACCTGAAAGGTAAATTTTATATGTACCGGGTCGTTTTCGCAGATGGGATGATCCGTGAGTCAGCCGATCCGTATTCGGCAGCCGTTTCTGCGAACGGACTTCGTTCAGCTATTATCGATATGCGGGATACCGATCCCGAAGACTGGGACCAGGATGTATCTCCGCACTTGCAGCATCCTGTGGATGCAGTGCTCTACGAGCTCCATGTTCGCGATTTCTCGATTCACGAAAGCTCGGGCATTAGCGAAAAGGGAAAATATAAAGCGTTCACCGAGACAGATCTGCGTGATCCCGAAGGCAATACACTCGGAATCGACCATTTAAGCGAGCTGGGTATTACGCATGTCCATTTGCTGCCTGTTTTCGATTTTCAGACGGTGGATGAGCTGCAGATAAAGGATAGATTCCCGGGAGAAAGCAACTATAACTGGGGGTACGACCCTCAGCACTATAACGCTCCGGAAGGTTCTTACAGCACGGATGCTGCTGATCCCGCAGCGCGTATCCGGGAGTTTAAAGAAATGGTTCAGGCGCTGCATCGGCGGGGAATTTCTGTCGTGATGGATGTGGTATACAATCATACGTACTCTGTGGACGGAGGCCCCTTTGAAGCCTTTGTGCCTGGGTACTTCTATAGACATGATTATGCAGGCCGCCTTTCCAACGGTTCCGGCGTCGGCAATGAGCTGGCTACAGAACGGCCAATGGTGCGGAAGTTCATCAAGGATTCGCTTCGCCATTGGGCGACAGAGTACCATATCGACGGATTCCGATTTGATCTTATGGGTCTTATCGATACGGTAACGATGCGTGAAGTTGTCGAGGAACTGCGCCTTGAGGTCAATCGTAATCTGATCTTTTACGGGGAGCCGTGGACCGGCGGCGATTCTCCGCTGGCTTCCAAGACGCTGAAAGGTGCACAGCGCGGAAAAGGTTATGCCGTCTTCAACGATAACTTCCGATCCGCCATCAAAGGAGACAGCGACGGCTGGGGCAGAGGCTTTGTTACGGGAGAACTCGGCAAGGAAGGGGCGGTCGCCGCAGGCATTATAGGTGCCGTTCACGATTTTACGGAATCTCCGGCCGAGACGGTTAATTATACGACTGCTCACGATAACCTGAATCTATGGGATAAGCTGCTCGCGACGCAGGGTCTTCGCCGGGATGCGCGGTTTCCGGATCTGGATAATGGAAGGCTGAAAAATGGAGGCAGCCTGGAAGAGGCTGTGGCGAACGCCGATCCGTATGTCGGAATTACGGAAGAAATCCTTTTGGAAAATGAAACGGTGCGGCGATCACTGCTGGCGGCTGGGATTGTGCTGACCTCTCAGGGCATTCCTTTCTTGCATGCGGGAGATGAGCTGCTTCGCAGTAAATATGGCGATCATAACAGCTATCGGAGCGGCGATGCCATCAACGCGATTCGTTGGAGCAATAAGGCTAAATTCCTTCCTGTGTTCCAGTATTATAAGAATTTGATCGCGCTGCGCAGAAACCACCCGGCTTTTCGGCTGCATGGACGTCAGGAAATTGAGCGCTCCTTGGAGATTTTCCGCTGCGATGGCGGGGTGGTGTCCTATGTCCTGAAAAATCATGCCGGCGGTGACTCCTGGAAGAATATCGTCGTTCTGTTTAACGCCAATCCTTGGGAGGTAACGACAGGCCTGCCTGCCTGTTCCGAGCAATGGAATGTGGTTGTCGATCATACCCGGGCGGAAGTAGCGCCTTTTCGGAAAGTGGAAGGTGCCGAGGTGCAGCTGGAAGGGCTGTCGATGATGGTGCTCTACGATGAATGCGGAACGCCGCCACAGCAGGCCAAGACAGTCGAGGTGCATTATGAGCGCTCCGACGGGGACTACAGAGGCTGGAATTTATGGGTATGGGGTACCGGGATACAGGATGGCCAATGTGATTTCCGGTATATGGAAGACGGCAGGGCTGTTGCCACAGTCGAGGTCGTGCCGGAGACCCGTTCCTTTGGTTATATTCTGCGGGTGAATGATTGGGAGGCCAGGGACGGAAGCACAGACCGCTTCATCGATTGTTCGGTAAATGAAGAAGTGATCAAGGTGTTGATTAAGGACAGTGATGACAACACCGTCGTTGCACAGAAATTCTCAATGACAAGTTAAATGATTCAATAAACCGTATAAAAAAGGCTGCTCTGTCCGCTGTAATTCCGCGATGCCGAGCAGCCTTTTGCATGTCCATTTCAATTTCTGGAGCTTTCTTGTTCCGGATAGTCCTCATCTATTTCCTTGTCATACAGATTGAATTCATTCCCGCCATGGCTTTTGGAACGGTACATGGCCAAATCGGCAGCGCGCAGAAGTTCATTAATCGTGCTTCCGTGCTGAGGATGCAGTGCGACTCCAATACTCGCCGAAGTGCAGAAGCTGGATCCGTTGTTTGCCGACCACTGCTTGTTAAACAGCTGAAGCAGCCGGCCCAATATATCATGGAGTGCTTCGTGAGTGAAGCCAAGGTGAAGGATGACGGCGAATTCATCGCCTCCGATTCGAAATGCCTGTCCTGAGCCTTTAACGCTCTGCTGAAGCTCACGGGACAGCAGCTGCAGAAATTCATCACCGGCCAGATGCCCCAATGTGTCATTAAGCTGCTTGAACCTGTCGCAATCCAGCAGGGCGAGTGCAAACTTTTGTCTGCGGTCATCGGGATTGGTGAGCAGATTTTCCATATACATTTTAAAATGCGCACGATTGGGTATCGACGTCAAATGGTCGTAGAACGCCAGTTTATGCAGCCGCTCTTCATATTGCTTGCGCTGCGTTATTTCCCGGGAAACAAGCATGAACTGCGCTGGAAATGACAGGTTGCCTTTTACGGGTGACACCTTTGTCTCAAGCCAAATCCAGTGACCGTCGGCGCTTTTCATCCTCAGTTCCGCCATTCGCGGCGTCGCTTGGACAATGCTCTTCAGCTTGACCCAGGCAATTTCCGATTCTCTGATGTAATTCGAGAGAGGCTCGCCTTTCTTGGGGATGTAGCCAAGTGCGGATGAATGCGACGGAGACGCGTATAAAATCTGGCCGTTCACATCAGTTAACAGAATAAAGTCGGACATGGTCTCCCCGATAAGCTGGTACAGCACCTTGTCCTCCCGCATCTCGCTTTGGAGCCAGACAATTCTTTGGACGAGATAGATGATGACCAGAACAAGCATGAACAGCAGAAGCGAGTAGAGTGCGAATATCGTGCTTTTCTGGGTTTGAAAATCGGCGGTTACCCGTTCTGCATAGATACCCATCAATTGCTCCGCCTGATCGAGACTCCGGTGAGCATCGTTCAACTGTTCGCTGTAAACTGCGGGAGAGGAGCCTTGATTTCCACCTCCGTTCAGCGAGCCTGCCGAGAGAACCAATCCCGCGGCTTCCCGCCATTGACCAAAGGGGCCAGCGAAATTAGCAAGCTCCTGCCGGATTTCACTCAGCAGCTTCCTGCTGCTGTCGAGGTTCTGATAAGACTC includes these proteins:
- a CDS encoding flotillin family protein, which produces MPDFLLIPVVVIAVLIVLGLAFWARYRTVGPDEAMIVTGSFLGSNHISDDGSGRKIKIVRGGGAFILPVFQKAEFMSLLSHKLDVTTPEVYTEQGVPVIADGVAIIKVGSSVEDVATAAEQFMGKPIESLKAEAQEVLEGHLRAILGTMTVEEVYRNRDRFAQEVQGVAARDLKKMGLQIVSFTIKDVRDKHGYLEALGKPRIAAVKRDAEIAEAEALRDARIQKASAEEQGQKAELLRDTNIAEASRDNQLKIAAFKRDQDTAKADADQAYHIQEARAKQTAVEEQMKVELVRKMREIDLQEKEIQIREKQYDAEVKKKAEADRYAVEQAAEAEKARKMREADAQQYSIETQAKATAEQKRLEGQAIADAERAKGTADAEVIRLRGLAEAEAKEKLAEAFQKFGEAAVLDIIVKMLPELAGRIAEPLSSIDKLTVVDTGNGEGAARVSNYVTGLMATAPEMLKSVSGIDVEGLIKGLTKTGTQPSGGAPAAVPAQAAPAVVKPQE
- the ptsP gene encoding phosphoenolpyruvate--protein phosphotransferase, yielding MTKISGIAASAGIAIARAFILEHPDYTIKKTTVTDVEAEVVKLEEALDKSKAELQKIKERTLAELGEKKAEIFESHLLILDDPELISPVKDKIREEAVNADYALNEVATQFIAMFENMKSAYLQERAADMRDVTKRVLNHLLGIHYVSPAEISEEVVVIAEDLTPSDTAQLNRQYVKGFTTNIGGRTSHSAIMARSLEIPAVVGTKNVLTQVKSGDLVIVDGLSGDVLINPSEAEVAEYSAKSEAYALQIAEWRKLRDEPTVSVDGKHVELAANIGTPNDVTGVIENGGEGVGLYRTEFLYMGRDKLPSEEIQYNAYRTVLENMNGKPVVVRTLDIGGDKELPYLDLPKEMNPFLGFRAVRLCLERQDIFRTQLRALLRASVHGNLRIMFPMIATLTEFRAARDLLLEEKAKLQAEGQEVSESIQLGIMVEIPSTAVLADQFAKEVDFFSIGTNDLIQYTMAADRMNERVSYLYQPYNPAILRLIKNVIDAAHAQGKWTGMCGEMAGDATAIPLLLGLGLDEFSMSATSILPARSQISKLSAEEMKTLAAKALNLGTAEEVVALVRSIGN
- a CDS encoding diguanylate cyclase domain-containing protein; translated protein: MAGFTEAKKTRKLIVLFTAITFLLITISIGSLLYLNHSINRFSDTLYKDIYRNTNLILRADRDLYQSSLLLQNALNPSLTGLQRSHFRQEFGDSLAETEKSINTIVRNLANVESYQNLDSSRKLLSEIRQELANFAGPFGQWREAAGLVLSAGSLNGGGNQGSSPAVYSEQLNDAHRSLDQAEQLMGIYAERVTADFQTQKSTIFALYSLLLFMLVLVIIYLVQRIVWLQSEMREDKVLYQLIGETMSDFILLTDVNGQILYASPSHSSALGYIPKKGEPLSNYIRESEIAWVKLKSIVQATPRMAELRMKSADGHWIWLETKVSPVKGNLSFPAQFMLVSREITQRKQYEERLHKLAFYDHLTSIPNRAHFKMYMENLLTNPDDRRQKFALALLDCDRFKQLNDTLGHLAGDEFLQLLSRELQQSVKGSGQAFRIGGDEFAVILHLGFTHEALHDILGRLLQLFNKQWSANNGSSFCTSASIGVALHPQHGSTINELLRAADLAMYRSKSHGGNEFNLYDKEIDEDYPEQESSRN
- the glcT gene encoding glucose PTS transporter transcription antiterminator GlcT encodes the protein MSSITVAKVLNNNVIIADHPQYAEVVVIGKGIGFNRKSRDQINLSAVEKMFILRDQQEQEQYKELVPQVDEKLIEIIQEIVLYIMQRSRQPVNEHIHIALTDHISFAMRRYEQDVALHNPFLYETKEIYPEEYAMAEYAIAKINKAMGVTMPVDEIGFVALHIHSALSNSSISELKQHSQLIGDLVNLVEISLEYRVPRDSLDYSRLVTHLRFVLERLRRGEAVKETSSLDSLMKREYPEMYALAWKLTKVMERRMHLTVYPAEVSYLTVHLQRLAQKKEDEAG
- a CDS encoding HPr family phosphocarrier protein; translated protein: MQKTFKIIDEDGIHARPATALVNTATKFKGTEAFAEAKGKKVTLKSILGVLSLGLEPGDTLTLITDGSEETEALSALQDVMIKEGLGELND
- the pulA gene encoding type I pullulanase, with translation MKSNYINAEPASEIYNGMDLGLSYTPESSIFKVWAPTAFAVSLVLYDSGGEEIGNAEGSEDARLTYMLRRDGGVWQVKVAGDLKGKFYMYRVVFADGMIRESADPYSAAVSANGLRSAIIDMRDTDPEDWDQDVSPHLQHPVDAVLYELHVRDFSIHESSGISEKGKYKAFTETDLRDPEGNTLGIDHLSELGITHVHLLPVFDFQTVDELQIKDRFPGESNYNWGYDPQHYNAPEGSYSTDAADPAARIREFKEMVQALHRRGISVVMDVVYNHTYSVDGGPFEAFVPGYFYRHDYAGRLSNGSGVGNELATERPMVRKFIKDSLRHWATEYHIDGFRFDLMGLIDTVTMREVVEELRLEVNRNLIFYGEPWTGGDSPLASKTLKGAQRGKGYAVFNDNFRSAIKGDSDGWGRGFVTGELGKEGAVAAGIIGAVHDFTESPAETVNYTTAHDNLNLWDKLLATQGLRRDARFPDLDNGRLKNGGSLEEAVANADPYVGITEEILLENETVRRSLLAAGIVLTSQGIPFLHAGDELLRSKYGDHNSYRSGDAINAIRWSNKAKFLPVFQYYKNLIALRRNHPAFRLHGRQEIERSLEIFRCDGGVVSYVLKNHAGGDSWKNIVVLFNANPWEVTTGLPACSEQWNVVVDHTRAEVAPFRKVEGAEVQLEGLSMMVLYDECGTPPQQAKTVEVHYERSDGDYRGWNLWVWGTGIQDGQCDFRYMEDGRAVATVEVVPETRSFGYILRVNDWEARDGSTDRFIDCSVNEEVIKVLIKDSDDNTVVAQKFSMTS
- the ptsG gene encoding glucose-specific PTS transporter subunit IIBC — encoded protein: MFKKLFGVLQRVGKALMLPVAILPAAGLLLGIGNMLVNPDFLQYVPALENDTVQAIANVLMNSGQIVFSNLSLLFAVGVAIGLAGGEGVAGLAAIIGFLVMNVTMGTVLGINSYVLSKGDFAYSSVLGIPTLQTGVFGGILVGILASSMYKRYFKIELPSYLGFFAGKRFVPIMTAVTSLILGLALTVIWPPIQHGLNYLSENMINTNLTLSAFIFGLIERSLIPFGLHHIFYSPFWYEFGSYVDKAGDLVRGDQRIFMQQLRDGVPFTAGTFTTGKYPFMMFGLPAAALAIYHESRPENKKVVGSLMVSAALTSFLTGITEPLEFSFLFVAPLLFAVHVVFAGLSFMTMQILGVKIGMTFSGGFIDYTLFGIIPNRTSWWLVIPVGLAMAVIYYFGFRFVIRKFNLKTPGREDVVDDDADGKDSNAAAVSTAGDDLPRNILAALGGQQNIVHLDACITRLRVEVKEKTNVDKNRLKKLGASGVLEVGNNIQAIFGTRSDTIKSQIEDVIAGRTPAAAPVDAAPQPELEQQAGETIIPEDIVSPVNGELLDITQVPDAVFSQKMTGDGFAFLSSDGKIASPVYGKVFNVFPSKHAIGIMSDGGKEVLVHIGVNTVKLKGQGFTVLVEEGDLVAAGQPIMEVDLEYVKAHAPSVISPVIFSNLPEGSAVTLKKPGKVSIGDKDIVSIK